One genomic window of Terriglobia bacterium includes the following:
- a CDS encoding type III polyketide synthase: MSVITSVGTAVPGHRVGQDVAQRLCRALFRDAFADIDRLLPVFDNALIGNRYFSAPLEWFESEHSLAEKNRLYIETALEVGNAAISTCLERAGLGPEDIDHLFFVSTTGLATPSMDARLINILRLRPDIRRTPIWGLGCAGGVAGLSRAYEYTQAFPRERALVLALELCGLTFQRNDLSKSNLVATSLFADGAAAVLVSGSETAGVGPRILSSRSTLWYDSLDVMGWDVNDQGLKVLFSRDIPAIVRSLVLPAITAFLATRGIAVHELRHIVAHPGGAKVIEAYEQILGLENGRMKRARDVLSRYGNMSSPTVLFVLEDFLQAGAIHPGEYGLVTALGPGFSSEMILIQG, translated from the coding sequence ATGAGCGTAATCACCTCAGTGGGGACTGCGGTTCCCGGACACCGGGTGGGGCAGGATGTGGCGCAGCGCCTGTGTCGCGCGCTCTTCCGGGACGCATTCGCCGACATCGACCGGCTCCTGCCCGTTTTCGACAATGCCCTGATCGGGAATCGCTATTTTTCGGCTCCGCTGGAGTGGTTCGAATCGGAGCATTCCCTCGCCGAGAAAAACCGGCTCTACATCGAGACTGCGCTGGAGGTCGGAAATGCCGCGATCTCGACGTGCCTCGAGCGCGCGGGGCTGGGACCGGAGGACATTGACCACCTGTTTTTTGTTTCCACGACCGGTCTGGCGACGCCCAGCATGGATGCCCGCCTGATCAACATTCTGCGGTTGCGCCCCGACATCCGGCGCACACCCATCTGGGGGCTTGGCTGTGCCGGCGGCGTGGCCGGTCTGTCGCGAGCCTACGAATATACGCAGGCATTCCCCCGCGAGCGAGCGCTGGTGCTCGCCCTGGAACTGTGCGGCCTCACCTTCCAACGCAACGACCTGAGCAAAAGCAACCTCGTGGCTACTTCATTGTTCGCCGACGGCGCTGCTGCCGTGCTGGTGTCCGGGTCCGAGACCGCGGGCGTGGGACCGCGCATCCTCTCCAGCAGGAGCACGCTCTGGTACGACTCGCTCGACGTGATGGGTTGGGATGTGAACGATCAGGGACTGAAGGTGCTTTTCTCGCGCGACATCCCCGCGATCGTGCGCAGCCTCGTTCTTCCGGCCATCACGGCTTTCCTTGCAACGCGCGGGATTGCAGTCCATGAGTTGCGCCACATCGTCGCGCATCCCGGCGGCGCCAAGGTGATCGAGGCCTACGAGCAGATCCTGGGCCTGGAGAACGGACGGATGAAGCGCGCGCGTGACGTTCTCAGCCGCTATGGGAACATGTCCTCTCCGACGGTCCTGTTCGTGCTCGAAGACTTCCTTCAGGCCGGTGCGATTCACCCGGGCGAGTACGGGCTCGTGACTGCCTTGGGGCCGGGCTTCAGCTCGGAGATGATTCTGATCCAGGGGTGA
- the panB gene encoding 3-methyl-2-oxobutanoate hydroxymethyltransferase produces MPTFPSPDRQKVTTLSLAAKKKRGEPITMLTAYDYPTALVLDRAGVDSILVGDSLGMVVLGYENTLSVTMEDMLHHCKAVARGARFAHLIGDMPFMSYQVSTADAVRNAGRFLQEAGMDAVKLEGGRETAAAIEAIVAAGIPVMGHLGLTPQSIHKLGGWKVQGRSAAAARRLVEEAHVLENAGCYAIILEAIPDRLAEVISQRLRIPAIGIGAGASCDGQVLVSNDLLGSFDRFTPKFARKYADLRAVMEQAFLAYIEDVTAHRFPAAEHAYHMSDEEFEALLRDLRMKPRKWRLAI; encoded by the coding sequence ATGCCGACATTCCCAAGTCCTGACCGGCAGAAGGTCACCACGCTCAGCCTTGCCGCCAAGAAGAAACGCGGCGAGCCGATCACGATGCTTACCGCCTATGATTATCCGACTGCGCTGGTTCTCGACCGCGCGGGCGTCGATTCGATCCTGGTAGGCGACTCGCTGGGCATGGTGGTGCTGGGCTACGAGAACACCCTGTCGGTGACCATGGAGGATATGCTCCATCACTGCAAGGCGGTCGCGCGCGGCGCTCGCTTCGCTCATCTGATCGGCGACATGCCCTTCATGTCCTACCAGGTATCGACCGCGGATGCGGTCCGGAATGCCGGGCGTTTTCTGCAGGAAGCCGGGATGGACGCCGTCAAGCTGGAAGGCGGCCGCGAAACGGCCGCCGCAATCGAAGCGATTGTAGCTGCGGGTATTCCGGTGATGGGGCACCTCGGCTTGACACCCCAAAGCATCCACAAGCTCGGCGGATGGAAGGTGCAGGGAAGGTCCGCCGCGGCGGCCCGCCGTCTCGTGGAAGAGGCCCATGTCCTCGAGAATGCCGGCTGCTATGCGATAATCCTGGAGGCGATCCCTGACCGGCTGGCGGAGGTAATCTCGCAACGGTTGCGCATTCCGGCCATCGGCATCGGCGCGGGCGCCTCGTGCGACGGCCAGGTGCTGGTCAGCAACGACCTGCTCGGGTCCTTCGACCGTTTCACGCCCAAGTTCGCCAGGAAGTACGCGGACCTGCGCGCCGTCATGGAGCAGGCGTTCCTCGCTTACATCGAGGACGTGACTGCGCACCGTTTTCCCGCTGCTGAGCATGCCTACCACATGAGCGACGAGGAATTTGAAGCCCTGCTGCGCGACCTGCGCATGAAGCCCCGCAAATGGCGGCTGGCGATCTGA
- a CDS encoding ketopantoate reductase family protein yields the protein MQLTIVGTGAMACLFGARLAPVAQVVLTGSWIEAVAAIRDSGIVVEEDGKRTTASLTAIPWSAAIEPADLALILVKAWQTEEVALHLERLLKPEGVALTLQNGLGNLEALGPRACLGVTYSGATLLGPGRVQPGGMGSTWIAGPEWIVQLFRRAGMEAERGAPDQIDGLLWGKLVVNCGINALTALLRVPNGELLQRPDAAYLMERAALECADVAGAKGVDLPFADPAEKVREVARLTATNRSSMLQDVLRGAPTECEAIHGAVAGWGKRLGVPTPVNEVLFRLVRASVTR from the coding sequence ATCCAACTGACCATTGTCGGCACCGGCGCGATGGCCTGCCTGTTCGGAGCCCGCCTGGCGCCGGTTGCACAGGTTGTGCTGACAGGCTCGTGGATCGAGGCGGTCGCAGCGATCCGGGATTCGGGGATCGTGGTCGAGGAAGACGGGAAGCGCACGACGGCGTCTTTGACCGCAATCCCATGGAGTGCTGCCATTGAACCCGCGGACCTGGCTCTCATCCTCGTCAAGGCCTGGCAAACGGAAGAAGTTGCTCTGCACCTCGAGAGGCTGTTGAAGCCGGAAGGTGTCGCACTTACGCTCCAGAACGGCCTGGGAAATCTGGAGGCGCTCGGTCCGCGCGCGTGTCTGGGAGTGACCTACTCGGGGGCAACCTTGCTCGGGCCGGGCCGGGTGCAGCCGGGGGGAATGGGATCCACCTGGATCGCCGGCCCGGAATGGATCGTGCAGCTTTTCCGGCGGGCCGGAATGGAAGCGGAGCGGGGCGCGCCGGATCAGATCGATGGCCTGCTCTGGGGCAAGCTCGTAGTCAACTGCGGTATCAATGCGCTGACGGCGCTCTTGCGCGTCCCGAACGGCGAGCTGCTGCAGCGGCCGGATGCGGCATACCTGATGGAGCGCGCAGCCCTCGAATGTGCGGATGTGGCAGGTGCCAAGGGCGTAGACTTGCCTTTTGCCGATCCGGCCGAAAAAGTGCGCGAGGTGGCGCGCCTGACGGCGACGAACCGCTCCTCGATGCTGCAAGATGTGCTTCGGGGCGCGCCCACAGAATGTGAGGCGATCCACGGTGCGGTCGCCGGCTGGG